A portion of the Sphingobacterium spiritivorum genome contains these proteins:
- a CDS encoding TonB-dependent receptor codes for MYHSLKNSKSLLLLFQILFFMICSGNINAQENRSGIITGRVSTTDGKSAAYSTVKLSGGRSISVDKDGRYTFENMEAGTYIITVSFVGLPEQSQTVQLADGEKKIADFVLSADGKTLDEILIIGQKYIITSKKESDYVARLPLKNLENSQVYSVVDKELIKEQMALTLEESFRNVPGAAPSKTGAGMPSFFSRGFQTSENFRNGMATYLRTGIDLAEVERVETIKGPTSTLFGAQMTSFGGIVNYITKKPYETFGGEVSYTVGSWDMNRLTADINTPVKIGDGVLFRLNLARQKENSFQDQGNNGTVLIAPSLSYQVNDRLKLTLDADFYAVRGITPAGWMIDSKLGKTSFDQLHLDYRQSLNDNSLVSKQSSSNVLFQADYKISDKWLSQTKYAWGSGGYDDLYIFDMIWKTDSLVDRTLRVFTDEESARKNFQQNFIGDFLIGKFRNRLVVGFDYMSNYRKTRYDGLGYGTPVFAPAQLYNLPATPVIRIENVSAVLAGRNTGQNVTKEASYSAYVSDVFNVTDRLLAMASLRVDRFISEGTTNTLTRVQTGNYNQTALSPKFGLVYNVWKEKVSLFANYMNGFKNVPNRLQPDGVVSVFKPQWANQLEGGFKVELSDVFNATVSYYDIDVTNSLRTEARDGKNYTVQDGTQSSKGLEVELIGKPFTGFNYVASYGYNDNEFVSGTNVGKRALGTPEHVINVWASYALTSGQLKGLGLGVGNSYISKAYLDAANTFTLGAYNLLDATLFYNRPKYSFRIKANNILDKQYWVSDGYYARPQKPFNFMASVAYKF; via the coding sequence ATGTATCATTCTTTAAAAAACAGTAAATCACTACTCCTTCTTTTCCAAATATTATTCTTCATGATCTGTTCCGGGAATATCAATGCCCAGGAGAACAGAAGCGGCATTATTACTGGTCGGGTCTCCACAACAGATGGTAAATCTGCAGCATACAGTACAGTAAAACTTTCCGGTGGAAGAAGTATAAGTGTCGATAAAGATGGCCGCTATACATTTGAAAATATGGAGGCCGGAACCTACATTATTACCGTAAGTTTTGTGGGGTTGCCGGAGCAATCTCAGACTGTGCAGCTTGCAGACGGAGAAAAAAAGATCGCCGATTTTGTTCTGTCAGCAGACGGCAAGACATTGGATGAAATTCTTATTATCGGACAAAAATATATCATCACTTCTAAAAAGGAGAGTGATTATGTAGCACGGTTACCACTTAAAAATCTGGAAAATTCTCAGGTCTACAGTGTGGTGGATAAAGAATTAATCAAAGAACAAATGGCACTGACTCTGGAAGAATCATTTAGAAATGTACCAGGAGCTGCGCCATCCAAGACCGGAGCCGGAATGCCTTCTTTCTTTTCCAGAGGGTTTCAGACCAGTGAAAACTTTAGAAATGGTATGGCCACCTACTTGCGCACAGGAATCGACCTGGCTGAAGTGGAGCGGGTGGAAACTATCAAAGGTCCAACATCAACATTATTTGGGGCACAGATGACTTCCTTTGGCGGTATTGTTAACTACATTACAAAAAAGCCATATGAGACCTTTGGCGGAGAGGTAAGTTATACGGTGGGAAGCTGGGATATGAACCGGTTAACAGCTGATATTAACACACCTGTTAAGATTGGGGACGGCGTATTATTCAGATTGAATCTGGCACGTCAAAAAGAGAATTCTTTCCAGGATCAGGGAAATAACGGAACAGTACTTATTGCCCCCAGTCTTTCATATCAGGTCAATGACCGGCTGAAACTGACACTTGATGCTGATTTTTATGCTGTTCGTGGCATCACTCCGGCGGGTTGGATGATCGATTCCAAGCTCGGGAAAACAAGTTTTGACCAGCTTCATCTGGACTATCGGCAGTCTCTTAACGACAATTCATTAGTTAGTAAACAATCTTCCAGCAACGTCTTGTTTCAGGCAGATTATAAAATTTCAGATAAATGGCTTTCGCAGACTAAATACGCCTGGGGAAGTGGTGGATACGATGATCTTTATATTTTTGATATGATCTGGAAGACAGATAGTCTGGTGGACAGGACATTGCGTGTTTTCACAGACGAAGAGTCTGCACGTAAAAACTTTCAGCAGAATTTCATTGGAGATTTTCTTATCGGAAAGTTCCGAAACAGATTGGTTGTCGGATTTGACTATATGTCTAACTATAGAAAAACACGTTACGATGGTTTAGGTTATGGAACACCGGTATTTGCACCTGCGCAGTTATACAATCTTCCGGCAACACCTGTGATTCGGATAGAGAATGTCAGTGCAGTCCTGGCCGGACGAAATACGGGACAGAATGTGACCAAAGAAGCAAGTTACAGTGCTTATGTATCTGATGTATTTAATGTGACAGATCGGTTACTGGCGATGGCAAGTCTGCGGGTAGACCGGTTTATCAGTGAAGGGACGACCAATACACTGACAAGAGTACAGACCGGGAATTATAACCAAACAGCCCTTTCCCCTAAATTTGGATTGGTTTACAATGTATGGAAAGAAAAAGTCTCTTTATTTGCTAATTACATGAACGGCTTCAAGAATGTGCCGAACCGTTTGCAGCCGGATGGAGTTGTTTCGGTATTTAAACCGCAATGGGCAAATCAGCTGGAAGGAGGGTTCAAAGTCGAGTTGTCTGATGTGTTCAATGCAACAGTGAGTTATTACGATATTGACGTTACAAATAGTCTGCGTACAGAGGCGCGGGATGGTAAGAATTATACTGTACAAGATGGAACACAGAGCAGTAAAGGTCTTGAAGTGGAGTTAATAGGTAAACCTTTTACGGGTTTTAATTATGTGGCAAGTTATGGATATAATGATAATGAATTTGTAAGTGGGACGAATGTAGGTAAACGGGCATTGGGTACTCCTGAACATGTTATCAATGTCTGGGCAAGTTATGCGCTGACTAGCGGACAGTTGAAAGGACTGGGGCTTGGCGTCGGAAATTCCTATATTTCAAAAGCATATCTGGATGCTGCAAATACATTTACTTTGGGAGCCTATAACTTGCTGGATGCGACGCTGTTCTACAACAGACCAAAATATAGTTTTCGTATTAAAGCAAATAATATCCTTGATAAACAATACTGGGTAAGTGACGGCTATTATGCCAGACCGCAAAAGCCATTTAATTTTATGGCAAGCGTTGCGTATAAATTTTAA
- a CDS encoding SusC/RagA family TonB-linked outer membrane protein: protein MKYIRFYTYTCAWLKILLVLFSLSISVAYSSENHNLATKKSRFLRLPAIVGLPESDQRTLIRGKILDESRRPISGATIKSKITGIIAHSDAVGNFEIPSVKGDQLTISYVGFETVHYPLRNIQERIEINMQVLQNSLEETVVVAYGRSKAKDITGSLTRLTEADLKNAPMGANIQSLLQGRAAGVNVAIQSASPTSPVSVIIRGASSLTGNNQPLWVIDGVPDYSNNTSGNVANTLYNLNLEDVESVDILKDASATALYGSRASNGVVLVTTKKGKQGQVPTIEVSSRLGLQTQNFNEYSYFDAPQYIDFADRAAREEVISRGAFDYFTRLYLDEQAFFKLRTSEYDQSDLRILPGAYYDGNTNWLKEMTQSPWNHTHTLSLRGGTQDVVYYVSLNNQNYYGVIQSGKNRLYGGRANLEARIRKGIKFGLQINASSRNTDDKDYMLNVIKKIRPDIPVYNEDGTLFTRDPYTENPYTTLLNTQNGENKNFNATTFLEVNFWEHFLLRTAFTANYINNESLRYMRRGSTFNYDGSRNWQYQKTNSQVWENTLNYSRQHGDHDILALLGYSFEKTGLTSFGMAASNFPDDDILNNFSSGANRGALTEDYTAYALVSQFSRLQYKFKDRYIIGGSLRRDGSSRFGPNNRWGIFPSGSVAYLIHEESFFKNTAVKDKISYLKLRGSIGTAGSQNLGNYGWQTYIGSARYNESPAISPSSIGNLELKWEETKMVDVGLDFGLFRERLRGSFGYYSKKSDDLIYSKPLPTSSSFSTISSNVASIKNEGLEFDIRYDIIKRPDFTLTADANIASNKGKVLKINGTASELNFGNIVVKEGERTGQWFGYETYNRLFVTQEEIIALQGTSATGAKQYYRSAQESIGDLYFRDQNGDGIINTEDKVFLGSAEPKYFGGFGLTAIYKNFYANATFTYAYGQKRLWSMPLEDVGYVGNYNHSNKIAGQSATLLDPYTATIPRMTQYGDGANGTFSDFWLYDASYIRLSALNLSYRIPQKSLANSLVQGIDLTFQATNLLTFTSYPGFDPQGNWSSSSIGTGMGTDNSAYPAARTFNLGVKLTFR, encoded by the coding sequence ATGAAATACATTCGTTTCTATACATACACTTGTGCCTGGCTGAAGATACTTTTGGTATTGTTTAGTTTGTCCATAAGTGTTGCTTATTCTTCTGAAAATCATAATCTTGCTACTAAAAAAAGTCGATTCTTACGCCTGCCTGCTATTGTGGGTTTACCGGAATCAGATCAGCGGACACTTATCCGCGGAAAAATTCTTGACGAATCAAGACGTCCTATAAGCGGAGCAACCATTAAATCTAAAATCACAGGTATTATCGCACACTCGGATGCCGTTGGAAATTTTGAAATACCCTCTGTCAAAGGAGATCAGTTAACGATTTCTTATGTTGGATTTGAAACTGTCCATTATCCCCTTCGAAATATCCAGGAACGTATAGAGATCAACATGCAGGTTCTTCAAAACTCACTGGAAGAGACTGTTGTTGTTGCTTATGGGCGCTCCAAGGCAAAAGATATAACGGGATCACTAACCCGGCTTACGGAGGCTGATCTGAAAAATGCACCTATGGGTGCTAATATTCAGAGCCTTCTTCAGGGAAGAGCAGCGGGTGTCAACGTTGCGATTCAATCTGCTTCTCCAACATCACCCGTCAGTGTAATTATTCGGGGAGCATCTTCGCTGACCGGCAATAATCAACCGCTTTGGGTTATCGATGGTGTACCGGATTATTCTAATAATACATCTGGAAATGTGGCAAACACTCTTTACAACTTGAATCTGGAAGATGTGGAGAGTGTTGATATCTTGAAAGATGCTTCTGCTACAGCACTTTATGGCTCAAGAGCTTCAAATGGCGTAGTCCTGGTCACAACAAAAAAAGGAAAGCAAGGTCAGGTGCCCACTATTGAGGTTTCCTCCCGATTGGGGTTGCAAACTCAAAACTTCAATGAGTACTCCTATTTTGATGCTCCGCAGTATATCGATTTTGCGGATAGGGCTGCACGTGAGGAGGTTATCAGCAGAGGAGCTTTCGATTATTTCACACGGTTATATCTGGATGAACAGGCTTTTTTTAAACTGCGAACGAGCGAATATGACCAATCGGACCTTCGTATACTACCGGGAGCATATTATGACGGGAATACCAATTGGCTAAAAGAGATGACCCAATCGCCCTGGAACCATACCCATACGCTCTCCTTGCGGGGAGGAACACAGGATGTGGTCTATTATGTTTCGCTCAATAACCAGAATTACTATGGGGTTATCCAATCGGGTAAAAACCGACTTTACGGAGGTCGGGCAAATCTTGAGGCAAGGATTCGTAAAGGGATAAAATTTGGTCTGCAAATAAATGCTTCCTCCAGAAATACGGACGATAAAGATTATATGCTTAACGTCATAAAAAAAATAAGACCGGATATTCCTGTTTACAATGAGGACGGAACTCTTTTCACCAGGGATCCTTATACTGAAAATCCTTACACGACTTTATTGAATACCCAAAATGGAGAAAATAAAAACTTCAATGCCACGACTTTTCTGGAAGTGAATTTTTGGGAACATTTTCTTTTGAGAACGGCTTTCACGGCAAACTATATCAACAATGAGTCGCTAAGGTATATGCGCCGGGGCAGTACTTTTAATTATGATGGAAGCCGCAATTGGCAGTATCAGAAAACAAATTCTCAAGTTTGGGAAAATACGCTTAATTATTCCAGGCAACATGGAGATCATGATATACTGGCTTTACTTGGATATTCATTCGAAAAAACAGGTTTAACAAGCTTTGGGATGGCGGCCAGCAATTTCCCTGATGATGATATTCTCAATAATTTCAGTTCGGGAGCAAACAGGGGAGCCCTGACAGAAGATTATACCGCCTATGCTTTGGTTTCCCAGTTCTCCAGACTTCAGTATAAATTTAAAGATCGCTACATTATTGGAGGAAGCTTAAGAAGAGACGGATCGTCCCGCTTTGGTCCCAATAATCGTTGGGGAATCTTTCCTTCAGGATCAGTTGCATACCTGATTCATGAAGAATCCTTCTTTAAAAATACCGCTGTAAAAGACAAGATCTCTTATCTTAAATTAAGAGGATCTATAGGAACAGCCGGTTCCCAAAACCTTGGTAATTATGGTTGGCAAACTTACATCGGTTCCGCAAGATATAACGAAAGTCCCGCAATCAGTCCGTCTTCTATCGGTAATTTAGAACTCAAATGGGAAGAAACCAAGATGGTCGATGTCGGGCTTGATTTTGGTTTATTCAGGGAAAGACTTCGCGGATCATTTGGTTATTATTCTAAAAAATCTGACGATCTTATTTACTCCAAACCACTTCCAACCAGTTCATCCTTCAGTACTATTAGTTCTAATGTAGCATCTATTAAGAATGAAGGATTGGAGTTTGATATAAGGTATGATATTATTAAGCGGCCGGATTTTACATTAACGGCTGATGCAAACATTGCCAGTAACAAAGGGAAGGTTTTGAAAATTAACGGTACGGCATCGGAGCTGAATTTTGGTAATATCGTGGTCAAGGAAGGAGAAAGGACAGGACAATGGTTTGGTTATGAAACCTATAACCGGCTGTTTGTCACACAGGAAGAAATTATAGCTTTACAGGGGACGAGTGCCACAGGTGCCAAACAATATTACAGAAGTGCACAGGAAAGTATTGGTGATCTGTATTTTAGAGACCAGAATGGAGATGGTATCATTAATACAGAAGACAAGGTTTTTTTAGGAAGCGCTGAACCCAAATATTTTGGTGGATTTGGTCTTACCGCCATTTACAAAAATTTCTATGCCAATGCTACTTTTACCTATGCTTACGGTCAGAAAAGACTGTGGAGTATGCCTCTTGAAGATGTCGGCTATGTAGGGAATTACAACCATAGTAATAAGATCGCAGGACAAAGTGCAACGCTGTTAGATCCCTACACTGCAACTATTCCTCGCATGACGCAGTACGGAGACGGGGCTAATGGTACTTTCTCCGATTTTTGGTTATATGACGCTTCTTACATCCGGCTCAGTGCTCTTAATCTAAGCTATAGAATACCTCAAAAATCACTCGCCAATTCTCTGGTACAAGGAATAGATTTAACATTCCAGGCGACTAATCTCCTGACTTTTACTTCCTATCCCGGATTTGATCCGCAGGGCAACTGGTCCAGTTCAAGCATAGGTACCGGGATGGGAACAGATAACAGTGCATATCCTGCAGCACGCACATTTAATTTAGGTGTGAAACTCACTTTTAGATAA
- a CDS encoding RagB/SusD family nutrient uptake outer membrane protein: MKKFNLHILLISVFTLLVSCEKYLDQQPRFALTESNAITSYDKAKAAVNGIYATFRNDNWSGALYVAQATKAGFVNFSGVADYNLSYTQETPGGSAVWSAFYRSLNSANFAITGIEALPESAFANTAQRNALLGEAKAVRAWINLNILWNFGYWWAEDESPYGLIYRDKPAALDNVNAPRITVGESYRHINEDLDFAIQHAPDFDSPRYISRQYAQILKAKSILYRAGYRNETEPLRQALTLVNSVLEQTNAKFQLQSDLAQVYQRSWESPENLFVKYLEDDGSRTSAGGYWYTYGIIYQGNTLPLAPGGSLTAGLRYGTDWFAGDPRWSIATGEVRAPETWDNTFRYTFKKLARLGSYQGKVNSPVDEKYATYYFRFAELYLLKAELLARTGASVPQAIAPINELRQKRSAQAFKSLSPLNQEQLYDAIFKEIFLELCLENGSEFFASIRFKKDNQPWIVAIKDGLTFDITRSSWPIPNSEIINNPSAIQNPGQD, encoded by the coding sequence ATGAAAAAATTCAACCTTCATATTCTTTTGATTTCAGTATTTACATTGCTTGTCAGTTGTGAAAAATATTTGGATCAGCAGCCCAGGTTTGCCCTCACGGAATCCAATGCCATCACGAGTTATGATAAAGCAAAAGCGGCTGTGAATGGCATATATGCGACTTTTCGTAATGATAATTGGTCCGGCGCGCTATATGTGGCGCAAGCAACCAAAGCTGGATTTGTAAATTTTTCAGGTGTAGCTGACTACAATCTGTCTTATACGCAGGAGACGCCCGGAGGATCGGCTGTCTGGAGTGCTTTTTACCGTAGTCTGAATTCTGCTAATTTTGCTATAACGGGTATTGAGGCTCTTCCTGAATCTGCTTTTGCCAATACTGCCCAACGAAATGCCCTGCTTGGTGAAGCTAAGGCAGTACGCGCATGGATCAATCTTAATATCCTCTGGAATTTTGGCTACTGGTGGGCAGAAGATGAAAGTCCTTACGGGCTGATTTATCGGGACAAACCTGCAGCATTGGACAATGTGAATGCTCCGCGTATAACTGTTGGTGAAAGCTACAGGCATATTAATGAAGATCTTGATTTTGCCATTCAACATGCTCCGGACTTTGATAGTCCTCGCTATATTTCAAGGCAGTATGCACAAATACTTAAGGCAAAATCTATCTTATATCGTGCAGGTTACCGTAATGAAACAGAACCTCTCAGACAGGCGTTGACTCTGGTTAACAGTGTTTTGGAGCAAACGAATGCCAAATTTCAGCTTCAAAGTGATCTTGCACAAGTATACCAGCGGTCCTGGGAGTCACCCGAAAACCTTTTTGTAAAATATTTAGAAGACGATGGTTCCCGTACTTCCGCAGGAGGATACTGGTATACCTACGGGATTATCTATCAGGGAAATACATTGCCATTAGCTCCGGGAGGTTCATTAACGGCAGGTCTGCGCTATGGTACTGACTGGTTCGCGGGCGATCCGCGCTGGTCTATTGCTACCGGAGAGGTCAGAGCTCCTGAGACTTGGGACAATACTTTTCGCTATACATTTAAGAAGTTAGCACGTCTGGGAAGTTATCAGGGTAAAGTCAATTCGCCTGTTGATGAAAAGTATGCAACTTATTACTTCCGCTTTGCAGAACTCTATCTGCTCAAAGCCGAACTACTGGCCCGTACGGGAGCTAGTGTGCCGCAAGCTATTGCGCCAATCAATGAACTTCGTCAGAAAAGATCTGCACAGGCGTTCAAAAGCCTTAGTCCACTCAATCAGGAGCAGCTATATGATGCTATTTTTAAAGAAATATTTTTAGAACTGTGCCTGGAAAATGGCAGTGAATTCTTTGCCAGTATTCGCTTTAAAAAAGATAATCAGCCCTGGATTGTAGCAATTAAAGACGGATTGACATTTGACATTACACGTTCTTCCTGGCCTATCCCAAATTCAGAGATTATTAATAACCCGTCAGCTATCCAAAATCCGGGACAAGATTAA
- a CDS encoding DUF4465 domain-containing protein, translated as MNIIKSLIWLSLTTGIASCKDEVKEVLIPYPEDITFNEITLDRFSSHIPDAPYRAGAESTGFVQVNVQKKGNNDFSGFALSNRNYRSYPWVLSPDFTPSSGVSAELRRRAIDSTIFSVYTTTPNRTETYLIGHAQDDQAFLSFDAPVVAEHVLIANTTYTYLLANYGSVYSGTLDAGSQQYKLDGTKVRNPNVSSTSTADYGRWRLPTLAGKDLIRLAGTTVLSKTPTYIRLLITGYLNGSRTGTTTFYLATTKGGDSQNPTVEIVRSNWTRVDLQSLGRVDKILFTIDGNYKDNNQALLSPPYFALDGLRIQH; from the coding sequence ATGAATATAATCAAATCGCTTATCTGGCTCTCACTTACTACAGGTATTGCATCCTGCAAAGACGAGGTCAAAGAGGTTTTAATACCTTATCCGGAAGATATTACATTCAATGAGATTACACTTGATAGATTTTCCAGTCATATTCCGGATGCGCCTTATCGTGCAGGAGCTGAATCTACAGGATTTGTGCAGGTAAATGTTCAGAAAAAGGGTAATAACGATTTCAGCGGATTTGCGTTATCTAACCGAAACTACCGTTCTTATCCCTGGGTATTAAGTCCGGATTTTACGCCATCATCAGGTGTATCAGCAGAATTACGAAGAAGAGCAATTGATTCAACAATTTTTAGCGTTTACACAACTACGCCTAACCGGACTGAAACCTACCTTATCGGACATGCGCAGGATGATCAGGCTTTTCTTTCTTTTGATGCTCCGGTAGTAGCGGAGCATGTACTGATCGCTAACACGACTTATACTTACCTGCTGGCAAATTATGGATCTGTCTATTCAGGGACGTTAGATGCCGGCAGTCAACAGTATAAACTGGATGGTACAAAAGTCAGAAATCCGAATGTATCCAGTACTTCCACAGCAGATTATGGTCGGTGGCGTCTTCCGACATTAGCCGGAAAAGATCTTATCCGGTTGGCGGGAACGACAGTATTAAGCAAAACGCCTACTTATATTCGTTTGCTGATAACAGGCTATCTGAATGGTTCCAGGACCGGAACGACTACTTTCTATCTGGCAACCACAAAAGGAGGGGACAGCCAGAATCCCACAGTAGAGATTGTCCGATCCAACTGGACCAGAGTAGATCTGCAGTCCCTGGGTCGTGTAGATAAAATACTTTTTACTATTGACGGAAACTATAAGGATAATAATCAGGCTCTGCTAAGTCCGCCATATTTTGCATTAGACGGTTTAAGAATTCAACACTAA
- a CDS encoding TlpA disulfide reductase family protein, with the protein MRKITKQILLLVLAPIAAQAQVSKFEVQGHIPEVKKEYKAYLLKGNEADSVQIDPQGKFIFSGEVDGPTKAHLLVGSTLRQAYRYAIPFYLEEGKITLASKDSITNATVTGGAVNTDDQKLNALLKPHNDEQTKLYEWYRGLSETERESLAVKNKIDETNKDISQKRKVIRQDFLTTYPNTPIALDIVQAIGGYSPEYNDIYPLYEKLSAEVKNSTAGKKYLEQLLLQKALGLGSVAPAFSQQDTSGKVVKLEEYRGKYVLLDFWASWCGPCRAENPNVVKAFHTFKDKGFTIIGISLDDEKGKAAWLKAIKDDNLQEWAQLSDLKGWKNDVSTQYGIRAIPSNFLLDPEGRIIAKNLRGADLEKKLAEVLKP; encoded by the coding sequence ATGAGAAAAATCACAAAACAAATCCTGCTTTTAGTACTTGCTCCCATTGCAGCACAGGCGCAGGTTTCGAAATTTGAAGTTCAAGGTCATATTCCTGAAGTAAAGAAGGAGTATAAAGCGTATCTGCTTAAAGGTAATGAGGCTGATTCGGTGCAAATTGATCCGCAAGGTAAATTTATATTTTCAGGTGAGGTTGATGGTCCCACGAAAGCACATCTTCTGGTGGGGTCTACCCTGAGACAGGCTTACCGTTATGCAATTCCATTTTATCTGGAGGAAGGTAAGATTACACTAGCCAGTAAGGACTCCATAACTAATGCAACGGTTACAGGAGGTGCAGTTAATACCGATGATCAGAAATTAAATGCATTACTTAAACCTCATAATGACGAACAGACTAAACTGTATGAATGGTACAGGGGATTATCTGAAACGGAGAGAGAGTCTTTGGCTGTGAAGAATAAGATTGATGAAACAAATAAGGATATCAGCCAGAAGCGTAAGGTGATCAGGCAAGACTTTTTAACTACATATCCGAATACTCCTATTGCGCTGGATATTGTGCAGGCGATTGGTGGTTATTCGCCGGAATACAATGATATCTATCCTCTTTACGAAAAGCTCTCTGCTGAAGTTAAAAACAGTACTGCAGGAAAAAAATACCTGGAACAGCTGTTGTTGCAAAAAGCTTTAGGATTGGGCAGTGTCGCTCCTGCTTTCAGTCAGCAGGATACATCGGGGAAAGTTGTTAAGCTGGAGGAGTACAGAGGAAAATACGTTCTTTTAGATTTCTGGGCAAGCTGGTGTGGCCCATGTAGAGCTGAAAACCCCAATGTTGTAAAAGCATTTCACACTTTTAAGGATAAGGGTTTTACCATTATCGGAATCTCTCTGGATGATGAAAAAGGTAAAGCAGCATGGCTTAAAGCAATTAAAGATGATAATCTTCAGGAATGGGCTCAATTATCAGATCTGAAAGGCTGGAAAAATGATGTCTCCACACAGTACGGTATCCGTGCAATTCCTTCAAACTTTCTATTGGATCCGGAAGGAAGAATTATTGCTAAAAATTTAAGAGGAGCTGACCTGGAGAAAAAACTGGCAGAAGTTTTAAAACCTTAA
- a CDS encoding serine hydrolase domain-containing protein: protein MKSLLLLTFVLIGSVCGGQTIRKERLDSVLNHIEHYNQGIGNVSIYKDGKEVYNRSFGQSKVKDLTFDEHTSYQIGSVTKLVTSVLFWKLVEQGKLNLEEKLSTYFPDVPNADKIHLSQILSHNSGLGDYTNIGEGEPWLTEKRSVDSILNVIRHGKPLFEPGTDMRYSNSGFYLLTKIIEKCYKKPYAKIVEKEIVKPLKLKDFRSFDSYNNNYFRPYKYVNEWIEVPDFYPQNIIGVGDILATPRDLNNFLEGLFAGKLLKKETLEKMKAGKDNNGFGKGFMYIPYKKNVFLGHGGDTYGTHTLAGYNVDDKIAISITINGQRYEHNAVYIAILGAIYDPELKLPEFETNVLKLSPEQLKQYEGVYSSADFPLKIKIFQEEGELYGQADGQGAFPLTCYKEDKFMFEAAQIYMDFSPAQESMFYRQGSNEVNFKRLKAEPAK, encoded by the coding sequence ATGAAATCACTACTCTTACTGACCTTCGTTCTGATAGGTTCTGTTTGCGGAGGGCAGACTATCCGAAAAGAAAGATTAGATTCAGTTCTCAATCATATCGAACACTACAATCAGGGGATTGGAAACGTATCTATCTACAAAGACGGAAAGGAAGTGTATAACCGAAGTTTCGGACAGTCAAAAGTCAAGGATCTAACCTTTGATGAACATACAAGCTACCAGATAGGTTCTGTGACTAAACTGGTAACTTCTGTTCTTTTCTGGAAATTGGTTGAACAAGGTAAGTTAAATTTAGAGGAAAAGCTGAGCACCTATTTTCCTGATGTTCCCAATGCAGATAAGATTCATTTAAGTCAGATTCTCAGTCATAATAGTGGTTTGGGAGATTATACAAATATTGGAGAGGGGGAACCCTGGCTAACAGAAAAAAGATCTGTGGATTCTATCTTGAATGTTATACGACATGGAAAACCTCTTTTTGAGCCCGGAACCGACATGCGGTATTCAAATTCAGGATTCTATTTATTAACGAAGATCATAGAAAAATGCTATAAGAAACCTTACGCAAAGATCGTTGAAAAAGAGATTGTCAAACCATTAAAATTAAAGGATTTCAGATCTTTTGACAGTTATAATAATAACTATTTCCGGCCTTACAAGTATGTTAATGAATGGATTGAGGTTCCGGATTTTTATCCTCAGAATATTATCGGTGTGGGAGATATTCTGGCTACTCCACGGGATCTGAACAATTTCCTTGAAGGGCTGTTCGCAGGTAAGCTGCTGAAAAAGGAAACGCTCGAAAAAATGAAGGCAGGTAAAGATAATAATGGTTTTGGAAAGGGATTTATGTATATCCCTTATAAGAAGAATGTCTTTTTGGGGCATGGAGGAGATACCTATGGTACCCACACCCTCGCCGGATACAATGTGGATGATAAGATAGCTATTTCTATTACAATTAACGGTCAGCGGTATGAACATAATGCTGTCTATATCGCTATTCTGGGTGCTATCTATGATCCTGAACTTAAATTACCGGAATTTGAAACCAATGTTCTGAAACTTTCTCCGGAACAGTTAAAGCAGTATGAAGGAGTGTATTCATCTGCAGATTTTCCACTCAAAATAAAGATTTTCCAGGAAGAGGGAGAGCTGTACGGTCAGGCCGACGGTCAGGGCGCATTTCCGTTAACCTGTTATAAAGAGGACAAGTTTATGTTTGAGGCGGCTCAAATCTATATGGATTTTTCCCCGGCTCAGGAAAGTATGTTCTATCGCCAGGGTTCGAATGAAGTCAATTTCAAACGCCTAAAAGCAGAACCTGCTAAGTAA